In a genomic window of Drosophila takahashii strain IR98-3 E-12201 chromosome 3L, DtakHiC1v2, whole genome shotgun sequence:
- the form3 gene encoding uncharacterized protein form3 produces the protein MDSRIGLDYIVENRDYIAKLGAALDTQNATVKKQVFELLSALCAYSPDGYARAIETLEFYKNLKKQRYRFKIVINELELSSAAAQPPLDYQAALLAFINCVIISAATLQERIRIRNEFIGLKVLPLLNNLRKVAQSVGDIIVQLDVFVEQQECDEAQSLQAPDGINLNSHLDVFYAILRQVADTPQEVPFLNILQHLLRIDPKEPLSDIIWDTTERLVHRATLLESHEDSVRLLRTPSSQKFACQSCRGSDASSPTRKPSQPVGVAAKSTATPTPPPPPPPMAAAAPPPPPPPINGRAPPPPPPPMINGGALPPPPPPPSMQMASRPRTPDPLAAETVATAILLPQQDTPAPKAKMKTINWGKIPHNKVLGKQNIWSIVASNHQDSPMQDIDWNEMEGLFCLQTASAQGSPKLGRDGSQSTSGSNGCDTLDRKSKKESTEITLLDGKRSLNVNIFLKQFRTSNDDIIQLIRQGAHEEIGAERLRGLLKIMPEVDELDMLKGFNGDKGRLGNAEKFLLQLLEVPNYKLRIESMLLKEEFAANVAYLEPCINAMLYAGDDLLNNKTLQEVLYMVVVAGNFLNSGGYAGNAAGVKLSSLQKLTDIRANKPGMNLIHFVALQAEKRNPELLQFTGQLSTLESASKTTSEQINNEINTLDGRIRRIARQIEQPATDVDIKEQMADFLQAAESELAVLQAGMKQVEAMRLKMSEFFCDDAATFRLEECFKIFQNFCDKFKQAVKENERRQQQEQQATLRRKQREEQLARRARQIGPAGTPVSDSEHSFLGDALFDPRASPALSRRHLGSGEISNGFIRLEQDGASPDITPNGSLRRRRSRVLAEEDDLMEFLRSSTGPHDGHNSRERKAAYGSLDRSWARRARSGSSSRKRPDLLNIDFGLDRERASSPAPLLQQQQQQAQERLQSPLASAAGTPTTAANTPTGSGPAIAQTQPVNEDAKPRISREWRQKIETWLQSNESDEKQNEEYRRKRRLVNANRRSLENETENERKLDPLPEEKILPSTTTATPTNTPTTTNPHNSHNRQDQDAGKYQRVYADWKPSKTLEQTDVVANLQAIADAQPSQDALRQYRRQRSQDQSSPIALQSIAEEDRRKSLIQKLGEIRRSSSRDLQPAKPEEQAQVSDDTFASLLSHHKSQNEMPASSKDVDADNIETPPVSRRVLATPTTTVVTVSMTDKPKASLTEEKIISAEQDAPGHFDRHSLARRTRRYKRPTDYSSGNEELLTTSTPEAKASPSKQEQPAPEKSKQKERTINKLEKVGRHISSINQEDVREAIRNLKSPTGTPERPWSPPREITPSKLKLSASGHHELNDEGFEETQSLVSDTPSHGKGESTNSSCNEGVSETPARQRPLQKQKPSITQLGSRLADRLQQARLKGSGSGSAGSASASSKSQNQIPASQSATQVKRSLSASRPLRMPNGQPLVSAAPLRSASAVRRSPQEQQVLAGVERSSSRNSLRSSRSSINSGASTQTVVRRLPAVQRTGATVSVDSSPSKRPLAAQNVRPTAGRGVPASRSSSSGSSVGPSVILVRSKMSSTAPRSNINGSTSFKENQSQSQSQQSRMSAARSVVLVKNALNQQQQARMNATTSSPQPRSSSSSSRSVSSFMRPTASSATKRQK, from the exons ATGGACTCACGCATCGGCCTGGACTACATTGTCGAGAATCGTGACTACATTGCCAAGCTGGGCGCTGCCCTGGACACGCAGAATGCCACTGTCAAGAAGCAGGTCTTCGAGCTGCTCTCGGCGCTGTGCGCCTACAGCCCCGACGGCTATGCGCGTGCCATCGAAACCCTAGAATTTTACAAG AATCTCAAGAAGCAGCGATACCGCTTCAAGATTGTCATCAACGAACTGGAGCTGTCGAGTGCCGCCGCCCAACCGCCCCTGGACTACCAGGCCGCCCTGCTGGCCTTCATCAACTGCGTCATCATTTCGGCGGCCACTTTACAGGAGCGGATTCGCATTCGCAACGAATTTATAG GTCTCAAAGTTTTGCCGCTGCTGAATAACCTAAG AAAAGTCGCACAAAGTGTGGGCGATATCATCGTACAATTGGACGTATTCGTGGAGCAGCAGGAATGCGACGAGGCCCAGAGCCTTCAGGCGCCCGATGGCATCAATCTCAACTCGCATCTTGATGTCTTCTACGCGATTCTGCGACAG GTGGCTGACACGCCGCAGGAAGTGCCATTCCTCAACATTCTGCAGCACCTGCTGCGCATCGATCCCAAGGAGCCGCTCAGCGACATCATCTGGGACACCACAGAGCGCCTGGTCCACCGCGCCACGCTCCTCGAAAGTCACGAGGACTCGGTGCGACTGCTGCGCACGCCCAGTAGCCAGAAGTTCGCCTGCCAGAGTTGTCGCGGCAGCGATGCCAGCAGCCCCACCCGCAAGCCCTCCCAgccggtgggcgtggcagccaaGTCGACGGCGACGCCGACGCCTCCGCCACCCCCGCCACCCATGGCAGCCGCAGCACCACCGCCCCCGCCTCCGCCGATAAATGGCAGAGCACCGCCTCCCCCGCCGCCGCCCATGATCAACGGTGGCGCCctgcctcctccgccgcctccgccCTCGATGCAAATGGCTTCCCGCCCACGGACACCTGATCCTTTGGCCGCGGAAACGGTGGCCACTGCCATTTTGCTGCCACAACAGGACACACCCGCGCCCAAGGCCAAGATGAAGACCATCAACTGGGGCAAGATTCCGCACAACAAGGTCCTTGGCAAGCAGAACATCTGGAGCATCGTGGCGAGTAATCACCAGGACAGCCCCATGCAGGACATCGACTGGAACGAGATGGAGGGTCTCTTCTGCCTGCAAACGGCCAGTGCCCAGGGATCACCGAAGTTGGGAAGGGATGGCAGCCAATCTACGTCCGGCTCCAATGGATGCGATACTTTAGATCGAAAGTCAAAGAAGGAGAGCACGGAGATCACGCTGCTGGACGGAAAGAGGAGTCTGAATGTCAACATATTCCTCAAGCAGTTCCGCACCAGCAACGACGACATCATCCAGTTGATAAGGCAGGGAGCCCACGAGGAGATCGGAGCGGAGCGACTGAGGGGTCTGCTGAAGATAATGCCCGAGGTGGATGAGCTGGACATGCTGAAGGGCTTCAACGGGGACAAGGGACGACTGGGCAATGCCGAGAAGTTCCTCCTACAGCTGCTGGAGGTCCCCAA cTACAAATTGCGCATTGAGAGCATGTTGCTCAAGGAGGAGTTCGCGGCGAATGTGGCCTATCTGGAGCCCTGTATAAATGCCATGCTGTATGCCGGCGACGATCTGCTCAACAATAAGACCCTTCAAGAGGTTCTCTACATGGTCGTTGTGGCTGGAAACTTTCTTAATTCCGGCGGCTATGCGGGAAATGCAGCGGGTGTAAAGCTATCCTCACTGCAGAAACTCACAGATATTAGGGCCAATAAGCCCGGGATGAACCTCATTCACTTTGTGGCGCTTCAGGCGGAAAAACGCAATCCCGAGCTGCTGCAATTCACAGGACAACTGAGCACCCTTGAAAGTGCCAGCAA AACCACTTCAGAGCAGATCAACAATGAAATCAACACGCTGGACGGCAGGATCAGGAGGATAGCCAGGCAGATCGAGCAACCGGCCACGGATGTGGACATCAAAGAGCAGATGGCCGACTTCCTGCAGGCCGCCGAATCCGAGTTGGCAGTCCTTCAAGCGGGCATGAAACAAGTTGAAGCCATGCGCCTCAAAATGTCCGAGTTCTTCTGCGACGATGCGGCCACCTTCCGCCTGGAGGAGTGCTTCAAGATCTTCCAGAACTTCTGTGATAAATTCAAGCAGGCGGTCAAGGAGAACGAGCGccgccagcagcaggagcagcaggctACTTTGAGGAGAAAACAGCGCGAAGAGCAGTTGGCGAGGAGAGCCAGGCAGA ttGGTCCAGCTGGAACCCCCGTGTCCGATTCGGAGCACTCCTTCCTGGGCGATGCTCTCTTCGATCCCCGGGCCAGTCCCGCTCTGAGTCGCAGGCACTTGGGATCCGGTGAGATCAGCAATGGTTTCATCCGCCTGGAACAGGACGGCGCGTCTCCGGACATCACGCCCAATGGGAGTCTGCGGCGCCGGCGTAGTCGAGTGCTGGCCGAGGAGGATGACCTCATGGAGTTCCTGCGGAGCTCGACGGGTCCTCACGATGGGCACAACAGCCGGGAGCGAAAGGCGGCCTACGGCAGTTTGGATCGCTCGTGGGCCCGTCGCGCTCGTTCGGGAAGTTCCAGTCGCAAGCGTCCCGATTTGCTCAACATCGATTTTGGCCTGGATCGCGAGCGGGCCAGCTCCCCGGCTCCTCTTcttcagcagcaacagcagcaggcgcAGGAGCGCCTCCAATCGCCATTGGCCAGTGCAGCTGGCACGCCCACAACGGCGGCCAATACGCCCACGGGCAGTGGACCGGCGATTGCGCAGACGCAGCCCGTCAACGAGGATGCGAAACCAAg AATATCCCGTGAGTGGCGCCAGAAGATCGAGACCTGGTTGCAGTCCAACGAGAGCGACGAGAAGCAGAACGAGGAGTACCGGCGGAAGCGTCGTCTGGTCAACGCCAATCGGCGATCGCTCGAAAACGAAACTG AAAACGAACGAAAACTGGACCCTCTGCCGGAGGAGAAGATCCTGCCCTCGACGACGACGGCTACGCCAACGAACACGCCCACGACCACTAATCCCCATAACTCACATAACAGGCAGGATCAGGATGCCGGGAAGTACCAGCGCGTCTACGCCGACTGGAAGCCCTCTAAGACGCTGGAGCAGACGGACGTGGTGGCCAATCTGCAGGCCATTGCCGATGCCCAGCCATCCCAGGATGCACTGCGTCAGTATCGCCGCCAGCGGTCGCAGGATCAGTCCAGTCCCATAGCCCTCCAGTCGATAGCCGAGGAAGATCGCCGAAAGTCGCTGATCCAGAAGCTGGGCGAGATCAGGAGATCCTCCAGCCGGGATTTGCAGCCGGCGAAACCGGAGGAGCAAGCTCAGGTGTCGGACGACACCTTTGCCAGCCTGCTGAGCCACCACAAGAGCCAGAACGAGATGCCGGCCTCCTCCAAGGACGTGGATGCGGACAACATAGAGACGCCTCCGGTGAGCCGTCGGGTGTTAGCCACGCCCACCACCACAGTGGTCACGGTGAGCATGACGGACAAGCCGAAGGCGTCGCTGACGGAGGAGAAGATCATCTCGGCGGAACAGGATGCCCCGGGTCACTTCGATCGTCACTCCCTGGCCCGTCGCACGCGTCGCTACAAGAGACCCACGGACTACAGCAGCGGCAACGAGGAGCTCCTGACCACCAGCACACCGGAGGCGAAGGCCTCGCCCTCAAAGCAGGAGCAACCCGCGCCAGAGAAGTCCAAGCAGAAGGAGCGCACGATCAACAAGCTGGAGAAGGTGGGTCGCCACATCAGCTCCATCAACCAGGAGGACGTGAGGGAGGCCATTCGGAATCTTAAATCTCCAACAGGAACACCCGAGCGTCCATGGAGTCCGCCAAGGGAGATTACGCCCTCCAAGCTGAAGCTCTCGGCCAGCGGTCACCACGAGCTCAACGACGAGGGCTTCGAGGAGACCCAGAGCCTGGTCTCCGACACGCCCTCCCACGGGAAGGGCGAGAGCACCAACTCCTCCTGCAACGAGGGAGTCAGCGAAACGCCGGCCCGCCAGCGTCCGCTGCAGAAGCAGAAGCCCTCGATCACCCAGCTGGGCAGTCGCCTGGCCGATCGCCTGCAGCAGGCCAGGCTGAAGGGCTCCGGTTCCGGATCCGCGGGATCAGCTTCCGCCAGCAGCAAGTCACAAAACCAAATCCCTGCCTCGCAATCGGCGACGCAGGTCAAGAGGAGTCTCTCCGCCAGCCGACCGCTGCGCATGCCCAATGGTCAGCCGCTGGTCAGTGCGGCGCCATTGAGATCCGCATCCGCCGTGAGACGCTCGCCGCAGGAGCAACAGGTCCTGGCCGGAGTGGAGCGGAGCAGTTCGCGGAACAGTCTGCGCTCCTCGCGATCCTCCATCAACAGTGGGGCCTCCACGCAGACGGTGGTGCGACGCCTGCCGGCCGTCCAGCGAACGGGAGCCACTGTATCCGTGGATTCCTCGCCCAGCAAGCGACCCCTGGCTGCCCAGAATGTGCGACCCACGGCAGGACGCGGAGTGCCggccagcaggagcagcagcagtggtTCCAGCGTGGGTCCCAGTGTGATCCTGGTGCGCAGCAAGATGAGCAGCACTGCTCCAAGGTCGAATATCAACGGAAGCACCAGTTTCAAGGAGAATCAGTCGCAGTCACAGTCCCAACAGTCCCGCATGAGTGCCGCTCGGAGCGTGGTGCTGGTGAAGAATGCCCtcaaccagcagcagcaggccagGATGAATGCGACAACCTCGAGTCCGCAgccaag